From the Jatrophihabitans endophyticus genome, one window contains:
- a CDS encoding PDDEXK family nuclease: MTVRFAEEAAVATWPTLRTRYSEARIRAQLDAGRWRRWGRAIVLHNGPLSRRERLFVARAHGSPGALVASFSALELVGLRGWDRVDAHVLTRRGSRCSSVAPVTTTFLETRNWQAVRRCARSRTQVPRQAVVVAAGSLASPRAACGLLAAAVQQHIVAPGSVRGVLATSPRARHRAAMLLALGDIEQGADALSEIDFVRLCRRHGLPAPVQQAVRREPSGRRRYLDATWRRADGRLIVVEIDGALHLSQARWWDDQLRQNELALADALVLRFPSAVVRTDPESVVRQLGRALGHPVRPA, encoded by the coding sequence GTGACCGTCCGATTCGCCGAGGAGGCCGCCGTCGCGACGTGGCCGACGTTGCGCACCCGGTACAGCGAGGCGCGGATACGCGCCCAGCTCGATGCGGGTCGCTGGCGTCGGTGGGGACGCGCGATCGTCCTGCACAACGGCCCACTGAGTCGCCGGGAGCGCCTCTTCGTCGCGCGGGCGCACGGCTCCCCCGGCGCCTTGGTCGCCTCGTTCAGCGCGCTGGAGCTGGTGGGGCTGCGCGGCTGGGATCGTGTCGACGCGCACGTGCTCACCCGCCGGGGCTCTCGCTGCTCGTCGGTGGCGCCGGTGACGACGACCTTCCTCGAGACCCGCAACTGGCAGGCGGTCCGTCGCTGCGCGCGGTCCCGTACGCAGGTCCCCCGGCAGGCGGTCGTCGTCGCGGCGGGCTCGCTGGCCTCGCCCCGTGCGGCCTGCGGCCTGCTGGCCGCCGCCGTGCAACAGCACATCGTGGCTCCGGGGAGTGTGCGCGGCGTGCTCGCGACATCACCGCGTGCCCGACACCGCGCCGCGATGCTGCTGGCGCTCGGCGACATCGAACAGGGCGCGGACGCGCTGAGCGAGATCGACTTCGTCCGACTGTGTCGCCGCCACGGCCTCCCCGCCCCGGTGCAGCAAGCAGTCCGACGCGAACCGTCGGGGCGTCGGCGCTATCTCGACGCCACGTGGCGGCGGGCCGACGGGCGGCTCATCGTGGTCGAGATCGACGGCGCGCTGCACCTGTCGCAGGCACGCTGGTGGGACGACCAACTGCGGCAGAACGAGCTCGCGCTCGCCGATGCGCTGGTCCTGCGATTCCCCAGCGCCGTCGTCCGTACCGACCCCGAATCGGTCGTGCGCCAGCTCGGACGGGCGCTCGGCCATCCGGTTCGACCTGCATGA
- a CDS encoding class II 3-deoxy-7-phosphoheptulonate synthase — MTAPTDAADPRDELAESLDAWRTRPAAQQPRWPDDVALREVALTLAGMPPLVVASEVDQLRERLAAVARGEAFLLQGGDCAETFVTSSQADIAGKVRVLLQMSVVLTYGASMPVVKLGRIAGQYAKPRSSDLDPSGKPSYRGDMVNDLHGERTPDPRRILQAYSTAASTLNLLRAYAGGGLAALDRVHAWNTAFARTTHTGARYEKLAAEIDRAVRFMRACGVDDAALEGVELYSSHEALILEYERALTRIEVDGLDGARAYDLSGHFVWVGERTRQMDGAHLDFVSRIANPIGVKLGPTTTPEFAAELVERLDPHNQAGRLTLISRMSNAKVRDALPPIVEKVESTGHRVVWQCDPMHGNTEETADGVKTRHLDRIIDEVDGFFDVHAELGTHPGGLHVELTGDDVTECIGGTAELTPDDLGRRYETACDPRLNIEQSLELAFRVAERLVAERRSRAAE, encoded by the coding sequence GTGACCGCACCGACCGACGCCGCCGACCCGAGGGACGAACTCGCCGAGAGCCTCGACGCGTGGCGCACGCGGCCGGCGGCCCAGCAGCCGAGGTGGCCCGACGACGTCGCCCTGCGCGAGGTCGCGCTGACGCTCGCCGGCATGCCCCCGCTCGTGGTCGCCTCGGAGGTCGACCAGCTGCGCGAGCGCCTCGCCGCGGTGGCCCGGGGCGAGGCCTTCCTGCTGCAGGGCGGCGACTGCGCCGAGACGTTCGTGACGAGCTCGCAGGCCGACATCGCCGGCAAGGTGCGGGTGCTGCTGCAGATGTCGGTGGTGCTCACCTACGGCGCGTCCATGCCGGTGGTGAAGCTCGGCCGGATCGCCGGCCAGTACGCCAAGCCCCGGTCCTCGGATCTCGACCCGAGCGGCAAGCCGTCCTACCGCGGCGACATGGTCAACGACCTGCACGGCGAGCGGACGCCCGATCCGCGCCGCATCCTGCAGGCGTACTCGACGGCGGCATCGACGCTGAACCTGCTGCGCGCCTACGCCGGCGGTGGCCTGGCCGCCCTCGACCGCGTCCACGCGTGGAACACCGCGTTCGCGCGGACGACGCACACCGGCGCCCGGTACGAGAAGCTGGCCGCCGAGATCGACCGGGCGGTGCGCTTCATGCGCGCGTGCGGCGTCGACGACGCGGCGCTCGAGGGCGTCGAGCTCTACTCCTCGCACGAGGCGCTCATCCTCGAGTACGAGCGGGCGCTCACCCGCATCGAGGTCGACGGGCTCGACGGCGCCCGCGCCTACGACCTGTCCGGTCACTTCGTGTGGGTCGGCGAGCGCACCCGGCAGATGGACGGCGCGCACCTCGATTTCGTGTCGCGCATCGCCAACCCGATCGGCGTCAAGCTCGGGCCTACCACGACGCCGGAGTTCGCCGCCGAGCTGGTCGAACGGCTCGACCCGCACAACCAGGCCGGACGGCTGACCCTGATCAGCCGGATGTCCAACGCCAAGGTGCGCGACGCGCTGCCGCCGATCGTGGAGAAGGTGGAGTCGACCGGGCACCGGGTCGTCTGGCAGTGCGACCCGATGCACGGCAACACCGAGGAGACCGCGGACGGCGTGAAGACGCGCCACCTGGACCGCATCATCGACGAGGTCGACGGCTTCTTCGACGTCCACGCCGAGCTGGGCACGCACCCGGGCGGGCTGCACGTCGAGCTCACCGGCGACGACGTCACCGAGTGCATCGGCGGCACGGCCGAGCTCACGCCCGACGACCTCGGCCGCCGCTACGAGACCGCCTGCGACCCGCGGCTCAACATCGAGCAGTCGCTCGAGCTCGCGTTCCGGGTCGCCGAACGGCTCGTGGCCGAGCGACGCTCGCGGGCCGCGGAGTGA
- the aroF gene encoding 3-deoxy-7-phosphoheptulonate synthase produces the protein MVIVMAPGASDTDVDGVVTHIQAHGGQAFVSRGVMRTIVGVVGTEDVLETLDAAGLPGVVETMRITAPYKLVSAQNAGGAATRTTIRVGGVPIGPDTFTLIAGPCAVETPEQTLGAALMARRAGATLLRGGAYKPRTSPYAFQGLGEAGLRILAEIRDEVQLPIVTEVVDAADVDVVAEYADMLQIGTRNMQNFGLLQAVGRSGKPVMLKRGLTATYEEWLMAAEYIAQRGNLDIVLCERGVRSFEPAIRNMLDVSAVPMVQRLSHLPVIVDPSHAAGRRDLVVPLARAGIAAGADGVMVDVHPNPETALCDGAQALVGDVLDELAEAVATLPPLLGRTSAAHLAG, from the coding sequence ATGGTCATCGTCATGGCGCCCGGCGCATCGGACACCGACGTCGACGGCGTCGTCACCCACATCCAGGCGCACGGCGGGCAGGCGTTCGTCAGCCGCGGGGTCATGCGCACGATCGTCGGCGTGGTCGGCACCGAGGACGTCCTCGAGACGCTCGACGCGGCGGGCCTCCCCGGCGTCGTCGAGACCATGCGCATCACCGCGCCGTACAAGCTCGTGTCGGCGCAGAACGCCGGCGGCGCCGCGACGCGCACCACGATCCGCGTCGGCGGCGTGCCCATCGGGCCCGACACCTTCACCCTCATCGCCGGCCCGTGTGCCGTCGAGACCCCCGAGCAGACGCTGGGCGCCGCGCTCATGGCCCGGCGGGCCGGCGCCACCCTGCTGCGCGGCGGCGCCTACAAGCCGCGCACCAGCCCGTACGCGTTCCAGGGGCTGGGCGAGGCGGGGCTGCGCATCCTCGCCGAGATCCGCGACGAGGTGCAGCTGCCGATCGTCACCGAGGTCGTGGACGCCGCCGACGTGGACGTCGTCGCCGAGTACGCCGACATGCTGCAGATCGGCACCCGCAACATGCAGAACTTCGGGCTGCTGCAGGCCGTCGGTCGCTCGGGCAAGCCGGTCATGCTCAAGCGCGGCCTCACCGCCACCTACGAGGAATGGCTCATGGCCGCCGAGTACATCGCGCAGCGCGGCAACCTCGACATCGTGCTGTGCGAGCGCGGCGTCCGCTCCTTCGAGCCGGCGATCCGCAACATGCTCGACGTCTCGGCCGTGCCCATGGTGCAGCGGCTGTCGCACCTGCCGGTGATCGTCGACCCGTCGCACGCGGCCGGCCGGCGCGACCTCGTCGTCCCGCTCGCGCGGGCGGGCATCGCCGCCGGTGCCGACGGCGTGATGGTCGACGTCCACCCCAACCCGGAGACCGCGCTGTGCGACGGCGCGCAGGCGCTCGTCGGCGACGTGCTCGACGAGCTCGCCGAGGCGGTCGCGACGCTGCCCCCGCTGCTCGGACGTACCAGCGCCGCGCACCTCGCCGGCTGA
- a CDS encoding threonine aldolase family protein → MRAAMAEAVVGDDVYGEDPTVNALEERVAALLGHEAGLFVPSGSLGNQLGLRLHAAPGQEIVCDQLAHIARAELGAAAAFSGITFRTWPAERGLLDVDAVAGLIAPDAGPYLVSTTAIAVENTHNFGGGTVQPAAAVAAVARLARDHGLGLHLDGARLWNAHVATGTPLAELAAPFDTVSVCLSKGLGAPVGSVLVASAERIAAARVWRKRYGAGMRQAGILAAAGHHALDHHVERLADDHARAARLGAALGVDAATVETNIVVLRVPDAAAVAQTAAAAGVLVSALGPRLLRLVTHLDVDDAGVERAVEVLAPLAAGS, encoded by the coding sequence ATGCGGGCGGCGATGGCCGAGGCCGTGGTCGGCGACGACGTCTACGGCGAGGACCCCACGGTCAACGCGCTGGAGGAGCGCGTCGCGGCTTTGCTCGGGCACGAGGCGGGGCTGTTCGTCCCGTCCGGCTCGCTGGGCAACCAGCTGGGCCTGCGGCTGCACGCGGCGCCCGGGCAGGAGATCGTCTGCGACCAGCTGGCCCACATCGCGCGCGCCGAGCTGGGCGCCGCGGCGGCCTTCTCGGGCATCACGTTCCGCACCTGGCCGGCGGAGCGCGGCCTGCTCGACGTGGACGCCGTCGCCGGGCTGATCGCCCCCGACGCCGGCCCGTACCTCGTCTCGACCACCGCGATCGCCGTCGAGAACACCCACAACTTCGGCGGCGGCACCGTGCAGCCGGCCGCGGCGGTCGCGGCGGTCGCCCGGTTGGCGCGCGACCACGGCCTCGGCCTGCACCTGGACGGCGCGCGGCTCTGGAACGCCCACGTGGCGACCGGCACGCCGCTGGCCGAGCTGGCCGCGCCGTTCGACACCGTGTCGGTGTGCCTGTCCAAGGGCCTCGGCGCGCCGGTGGGGTCGGTGCTGGTGGCCTCGGCCGAGCGGATCGCGGCGGCCCGCGTCTGGCGCAAGCGTTACGGCGCCGGCATGCGGCAGGCGGGCATCCTGGCGGCGGCCGGGCACCACGCGCTCGACCACCATGTCGAGCGGCTCGCCGACGACCACGCGCGGGCCGCCCGCCTCGGCGCGGCCCTCGGCGTCGACGCCGCGACCGTCGAGACCAACATCGTCGTCCTGCGCGTGCCCGACGCCGCGGCGGTAGCGCAGACCGCCGCCGCAGCGGGCGTCCTGGTCTCGGCGCTCGGGCCGCGCCTGCTGCGCCTCGTCACGCACCTCGACGTCGACGACGCGGGCGTGGAGCGCGCCGTCGAGGTGCTGGCCCCCCTCGCCGCCGGGAGCTGA